TTTTGATGCTGTCACAGTCACACAGAGAATGAATCATATCGAACATTGCCCATGGGGTTGTTTATTCCTTGAAGAGGGAATGGACTGCATGCCAATATTCCTGGTAAGGCATAATGAAGGAACTAGCTTTTGCTAGGAAACCTGGATGCCCTCCTACAGGGATTTGCTGGGTGATATGGCTCTAGAAAAgttatgtaaaaataataatacagatgataaaaataattttaaaaaagcaaagtcaCTTTTGACAGGGTCTTTTAAACAGCACACCTCCTCAGCAGCACACCTCAGTGGAGACAGGGACACCAGGACACAAATACGCATGTCCAGCTCTTGAAGTTAGCGCTTATGTGGCCATATCTTAACCCTTCCTGTCCACTTTACTCAGGGTGAGAGCTCGCCTTTGCTTTTATCTCCTTCACATTGTTTTACAAAAGAGATACTTTGCCACCTGGCTCTCACTTCTGAAGCTGGAGTTGCTGAGAAAGGTGTTAAATGGgaatttctcatcttcctctgtTCTTTGCTGTTTCCAGTCTTTAAATTCAACTTTTATTAAGCAAAACAAGCCCAGAGCACAATCTGTGCACAATGCCTTGGTTTGAAAAGATCATTTGATCAAGCATAAACCAACACTACTGTGTAAACGGTCTGTGATGGGGACCTAAATTATTACACACAATGTGTTTTCTCCTTCGGTGACTTCTGAAATACATTAACAGACATAAGTTTGAAACGCGATCCCATCCTCAGCCTTTGGAAATGATTCATTTCTATGAATGATTTACTGATTTACACACAGCTTATTTTGCATAAAGTTAGAGCTGGGCACATTTATTCATTGTGATTCCCTTAAAAATGGATATAAATATCAAAAGCAATTGGCTACCAAAAATTTGAATATTACAGCACTGCATCATGGAGAGTTGACATGAATATGAGTCtaggtcagaaaaaaatatacagaaaatgcTTAAGCAAGTATGATATTTTACAGCATGTCACTGAATCATCTGAAAGGGTTATATTCATTACAAACGTATGCAGTGTTTGCAAAGGattactcaggaaaaaaaaaggagaccaTTATTCTCCTCATGAAATATGCTCCGTGATCTATGAAACCCATCTCTCCCGCAAAGTCCAGCCTCTTTCTACGGCTCTATACCTGAAAAGAGATACTGGATTCAGTGAAAGGAACCAATTACCAATCATTCCACAGCTAGAAATGTACATGTTCAATCCCAAACTTGTCAGTTTTGGCAAGGACAGTGCAAAACTGAGCCTGCCAGCAGCAAGGCATGTCACTCTTGTACCTGTTCATTCCATGATTCAGCGAAACAAGGGCCAGCGGCTCCCCAGTGCCCTGACATGATGCCTGAGCCCTTGCAATGGGCTGGCACTgatcctgctgctgccagtttGGCCCTTGGCTGCTGAAGGGCAGGAGCCGTTCCCGCTGGGTTGGGTGTTGTCACCCTGCCCGCTGCAAGCCTGGAGGAGGAGACGGACCTCTCCAGCCTGGCGTGATCCCACCCAACCCGCAGCTCCAGGGGCTGGGCGAACCAGGAGAGGGGTCCGGTGTGTGCCAAATCGGAGTGATCACAGGGCGGGCACCTCAGCAGGTGTGGGCAGCGCCTTTTCCCTGCCACCCCACGGCACTGGCACTGGGGGCTTGATTCACCACAGCCTGCAGGCCCGTCATCACGCCGGCACGAGGTGGGCAGTGCAAGTCGAGGCTCAAACTGGGCAGCACGATGTGCTGCAAGTTCGCTGGCGTGGGGTGTTGAGGCCTTCAACGCAGAGGAAAGGGATGAGGCACACCACCGCAGGAAAACCTTTCAGGGGGCAGCAGTCAATGTCCTTAACAGCAGAGAGCCACCCTGCCCTGGCGTCTCCTCTCTACTGGGACAGAGCAGGGCATCTGTGTATGGCCATTGACATGTTACACTCGTACACATATTGATCCGATGGTTCATTGTTCACCCAAGCCCTTGGCAAAGGTCACTGTCTCTGCTCCCATTTGTAAAAGAGGCGAAGattaattttcagaagtgattaATGTTCCTGGTGCCCATCCTGATTCACTTTGGGCCTCAAGCCCCAAGTCAAGTCTGGAGCTGGGTTAATTAAGGTGTCCCTTGCCCctctcccagcactgccagaCACGTCCGTTGCGTGTTGTCGTTGTCTTTTCCCACAAACTCCTCCACCCTTTATCCTGTGCCAACCCTCAAACCGGCTCAGAGACTTGCCTCTGAGGCTGCTTCCAAGACCCACATTTCCCGTGACGCCCAAACGATCTCAGATCCTCGTTTCTTGGCCCTCGGTGCTTTATCCTATGGGGTGTATAGGAAGGACCTCCCACCTTCCCAGGGTCCAGGGGCCGAGTTTTACCGAAAAGGTGAATCAGGGCTTTTAACGTCCGAGAAGCTCTTGATTACTACCGGGTTCATTGCCTGAGGAGCAGCGGCTGCCGCTGCGCAGCAGTTGCGGGAGGCCGCGTTCCCCACCTGCTTTGCAGCAGCCCAAAACCACAGGGCAGAGGGGACAGAGGCGCCCCCGGAGACCTGCCCCGTGCCCTGGAGGGCtgtgaggcagagagagcgTGGGGCTCCGCTGGGCAGGCTCTGCAGCGTGCTGGGCTGGACCGTGCCGGGCCGCCAGTGCCGCTGGTGCCGTGCCAGGCCGTGCCGCGCCGTGCCACTGGCGCCGCTGCTGCCGCGCCACGCCGCGCCGCGTCGCGGGCGCAGTGCGGTGCCCAGCCGTGCGGCGCGGTCCCGCCGGCGCGGAGTGGCAGCGCGGCGCTGTGCCCTCGGCGCCGCGCGGCAGCGGGCCGGACCGGGCCAGGCCGGGCCGtcggggccgcccgccgcgccgagGCACGTGCCCCCGAGCCTGCcggcgccccggccccgcgcctcCGCGCTCGCGGCCGGCCCACGTGGCCGACCGCAGCTCGGCATGAATGAACCGCCCTCCGCCAAtcggcggccgccccgccggcgggcgCACGCGGGCTCCCCCGCCGAGCGCCTCCGCCAGCCAATCCCTCGGCAGCGGCCGCCCGCCGACGGCCAAtggcggcggggagcgcggggcgGCGCCCCGCGCCGGCGGCGCCCTATGGCGGAGCGGCGCgggccgccggcggcggcgggcgggccaatggggcgcgggggcggggccggcgcgcggcggcccggcgccCCGGCGCGCGGCTCTAAAGCGCGGCgcagcgcggcgcggcgcagaCGGCCATGGCCGCCACGGCGCAGTACCTGCCGCGCAGCGCCGCGCTGATGCACCCCGACGGGGACCGGCTGCACCAGGGCACCACGTACCGCGAGGTGCAGAAGATGATGCACCACGAGTACCTGCAGGGGctggcccccgccgccgggcacGCCGTCGGGCTGGCGCACCACCAGTGGCTGCCCAGCGCCGGCACGGActggggcagcggcgggggcggcgggggcgcgcaCCTCCCGCCCGCCGAGCACGCCAAGGGCGGCCCGCCGGGGCCCCGCGAGGAGCTGTCCGCCGCCGCCTTCCACCACCGCCCGCACCTGGTGCATCagccgccggcggcgggcggcgcggcgggcggctgGGCGCAGGGCGGCGCGCACCACCTGCCGCCCATGTCGCCGCCGTCGGGGCAGCCGCTGCTCTACGCGCAGCCCTACGCGGGCCTCAACGGGATGCTGGGCCCGCCGGCGCCCGCGCTGCACCACGGGCTGCGCGACCCGCTGGGTGCCGAGGAGGCGGGCGCCCACGAGCTGGcggcctcgccgccgccgctggGGCCGCCCGAGCCGTCGGACGAGGACGCGCCCAGCTCCGACGACCTGGAGCAGTTCGCCAAGCAGTTCAAGCAGCGGCGGATCAAGCTGGGCTTCACGCAGGCCGACGTGGGGCTGGCGCTGGGCACCCTCTACGGGAACGTCTTCTCGCAGACGACCATCTGCCGGTTCGAGGCGCTGCAGCTGAGCTTCAAGAACATGTGCAAGCTGAAGCCGCTGCTCAACAAGTGGCTGGAGGAGACGGACTCCAGCACGGGCAGCCCCACCAACCTGGACAAGATCGCGGCGCAGGGCCGGAAGCGCAAGAAGCGCACCTCCATCGAGGTGGGCGTCAAGGGCGCCCTGGAGAACCACTTCCTCAAGTGCCCCAAGCCCTCGGCGCACGAGATCACCTCCCTGGCGGactccctgcagctggagaaggaggtggTGCGGGTCTGGTTCTGCAACCGACGGCAGAAGGAGAAGCGCATGACGCCGGCCGGGGTCCCGCACCCCCCTATGGAGGACGTTTACGCACAGGCGGACACGTCGCCGCTGCACCACGCGCTGCCCGGCGCCGTGCAGTGactgcccggccccgccgccgcgggcctcgacggcggcggagcgggcgcgggcggcgggcgaCGCGCTTTAATTTATTCCTCAGACTGGCCCGGCCGcgcccgctccgcgccccgcgcTGTATTTATTCGCCCGCCACGGGCGCCCTGCGCGCCGGAGCCGCTCGCGGCCGCAGCAGCAGTAGCCAAAGGTTTGCGATCTCTAATTTATTCCCTTCCTCGCGTGgccgccggggcggcggcgaccccggcccggcccgctccgccccggccccgctccgcccggcCCGGGCTCGCCCGGAGGACGCTTCGATATCGCTTCCCGGCCcgtttctatttattttctaacCGTGCGCGGAGCCTTCTCCCTCCCGTTGGTGGGTTCGGTCCGGTCCATCCCCTTGGGTTTCGGTTTTTGTTTGTATCTTTATTGCAAAACCAATGTAGACTGCGAGGGTACGTTTCTATTTATGTtatagtaaatattttattacttacATAAACCATTTACCCAGGAACCGGTCTCGTGTCGTCTTTGCGGGCTGCGGCGCCCAGCCGgcagcgggccgggccggaggaGCCCGGCGgtcggggccggggccggggccgggggcggcgcggcgcttcccccgccgcccggcccgccggcGCTCGCTTCGTTCCCGGGGCCCCGGCGAGTTCCCCCTGCAGCAACCGCCGGCGGCTGACGAGACCCCCGTGCCCCTCTCGGGCCGCTGCCTCCCGGGCGCAGGCAGCCGCGGGACGCCCCGTCGTTCCCCGGTAGCCGTGCGGTTGGCGCGAGTGGGGCTCGGCGGCGTTTGCCCTCACCCGGGACTGCGCTTGGGGGAAACGTCTTCGTCGCGCTTGTGCGCTTGTATCCTCTCTGCACGTGTGAACAGCCAAAACTCGAGCGTCAGCACTTGCGAGCACTGGCAAAGTGTTGCAGCTTTGTGTTTGCGGCACTGCGATATTTTACCGATCGTAACGTAACTTTTTGCAGCCTACAGTATGAGCAGAAACCATTCTAAACATAACTTTATTCCCGCTCGCAGAAGTCATAAATGGATGCTAGTATAGCTAAGAAGATTCCTTCCTGCCACTCAAACCACGCTCTCGGGTTTTCTGATGTCGCCAGTTCTTCATTTCATGGTTTCATGCCCTAATATTTTGTGGTTATGCCAGGAAAGGCTGAAAATTTAGTTACTGCATTCTCCCCTTCTAGAAGGATCAGCTTGCATCTCTGCCTTAAACCTATTCTCTTTCAGCAAACGTCAAGAAAAGTCGCCTGTGAGGGTTGTGTTTGCCTTTGCAGGTCCTTTGATTCCCGTGGTATTCTGTGTGTTGGGAAAACTTTTGAAATGTGCCTTTACAGAGCTCTTGCACTGATGAAATACTTAGTCGAAATCTGGTAGTAAAGCaccaaattctttctttttatttggtaGGGAGCTTCCCAATGTTGTTGAACATCTGGCGTTTGCTAGTTTCCCTCCTTGACTCTTGGTACAAATTAACATGCTGTGAAAACAGCAGGCTTAAAAGGGTTTTTCTAGGGATAGCACTGCATCCTGCACAGGAATTCgtttatgattatttttttaatatatataatttcttAACATATCAAATGTAACTTATACTTGAAAATTTATACATGAAAATTCTTGTCTTCACTGTGGTTTGattttgttgtattttgtgCCTTTGGGGGGTGTATAATACTTGCCTAAGCAACGATGCATTTGCAATAGATCATGTTATAAATTACCGCATTCTCAATGTCTCTTAAAATGTAGCTATTCTACATTAGCTAATATAAAACTATCAAGTTCTCCTCAAATCAAAATACTAGTAAACTGGTTTttgaggttttaaaataaactcacTTTGAGCAGTTATTTCATTAATTACTATGTTTGGTGCTCATAGGTATGTAAAGAAATGGTTCACTTTGTGGTACAAATAAGCTAGCAAATGCTGCAGTTTAGTGTATTAATAACTTTCCTTGCCATGCAGAGCAGAGTAAGAAATCTCACTTAAAAGATTCAGTGTGCAGTGTATGTTTTGTCAGCTTTTGTTACAGACatagcttcctttttttataaTGTGACTGCTTTTTATAGAAAAGCACAGAATTGTAGGGCTGTTGTAGAGATCCTGAATTCCAGAAGTTTTGCTGTATTTACTGAATATTTACTGATTTCTAAATAGCTGAGCATATGCAGTAGCTTAGATGATACACTCCAGTAAAAAAGTGAAGGAGCATGATGATTCAAGGGTTTGAGTCAATGTATcatgaaagcatttaaattagttttcaaCTCTGAAAATCTTCCCTTAGCTATTCTTTTGTGCGTTTCACACATATGTACCATTGTGTTTAATGTTTGGTAGTGCGGTAGCTCTACAGCCTTTACTTCAGAATGATAGCCAGGCTTtaagggaagaagaaacaaaatgagaaattaacgaaaaagggtttgttttttaaagaaaacaaactcttGTTTGCATTAAATGATTAATTGTACTGCTTTTCTATACCAGGAGTGATTTCGGTAGCCTCTTCCTTCTGAACTAACCTGGCTGGCAAACGGTATTTATATTGATACTTAGAAGGGAAGGGTCAGTTTTCACATTGCGTTCTCGTAATGGATGAGATGCACTGTGAGTGCCGGGGAGGACGAGCACCCTTGGGTTGTTCGGTTTGTCAGATTGTATAAGGCGCTGGCAGCCCCACTGCATTAGCTCTCTCATGCTGTtgagcagcaaaaataaaatacacttttatgTATCTTATTTCTGCAGTGCCGCAGCCCTCAGCTGTTCTAAAAATCAAATGCCCCAAAGGTTTGCCTCTCTTAGAAGAACTTGTTAGTTTTCTTGGTCAAGGATTAAATAGCAATTACTGGAGGgagacttgcttttttttttctattatttttatttttttggtggttgttgTTTCTCACTAAAGTGAAAGTATGAGCTCATGCTACTACATCAGGAGTAAAGCACATGAAGATAGGGCTGTGATGTTGgtacattaaagaaaagcaaatgtacaAATAGTTATTTAACAGTGCACAGAGTACATAGTGGAATATGCAAGGTAGGAAGTGTAGGTAAGGAAAAGGAGTTACGTGCATTACCAATATTAAAGGGGTTTAGGTCTGCACTGATCTGAAATCCTTCCTTCTAACCCAAGgacagagggagctgcaggcgctctctgctgctgggcagTGCCTGGCCCCAGCAGgtgcttttcagagcagcattGCTTTTGCACTTGCATTCGGGCTGTGGTTAGTCCCTTGATAGCATCGGGTGTGCTCACCGTGCTTGGGGCAGGCACTGTCCTCCAGCATGCCATCCGCCTTCAGAGGGGATGGTGGTGACCTGTTTGTCTTGCCCATGCGGGGTCCCGCCTGCACGGTCCAGAGAGGCTGGCGCCTGGCCGGTGAAGTGTGGAGTCAAATCTCAGCCTGGTGAAGTGAGGTGAAGTAGTCGCCAAGGGGTCCCTGGTCGGCTGGGGCAGTGGGCATCAGGGAAACGTGTCCCTGCGGTGAGCTCAGCCCTTCCCTCGTGCTTGCAGCAAGGCACAAGGCTGTGCTGTGCCGTccttgctgggagcagagcagcctgccTGCGCTTTCCAGGTACTCGGGAGGGCAGCTGCGCTTTCCAAATGCTGTTGTCTTATAAATCGGTTATCAGCAATTTTAGgaaattgctgttttctgtaaggCGGACAATATTTAGCAGAGTatcacttacttttttttccttttatttttgaaaaggtgGACAGTTGCTGCTCAGCTTTCCTGTGTGCCTAGGAAAAGGTTGTGGTGTTCCAGTATccaaatttctttctaaatttcttGTCTTAGAATATTATTGCTGCCACTTGCAAGAGCAGGGAGTGCTTGCTCTATAAAGACTGCAGAAGTTACTACAGCACAGCAGTTTGCCTTGCTAGGCACAGTCCCACATAATTATTGATGCCGTATTCATCTTATGCTTTCAGCAGAATCTGGTCTCTTCTGCTAACTGCTATCCACTCAGAGCCGGATCCCAGCAAAGTGCCCGCAATGCAAACTGTCCCCTAACTAGTTAAAGCAGCAGCGGAAACACAATAAACTCTTTTCATGTAAATTTGGGGCATCAGTGTTAACACCTTGGAATCTTGTTCCTAACTCTGCCCATCCCTGCTCACTTGCTCTCTCTCCCACAAGGAAAGATTTCAGCACCGTCTGGTTGAGCATATATTTTAATTCTGCGCTAATGTtgtttgcatatattttaattttatgctaATGCCACTGTTCTTTGGTTGGAGCTGGATCAGCCCCGGGAAAGCTCAGTGTTGTTATTTCACAGGTATTGGAAACAGGCGTGGGTCATGTCCCCAGGGCAGAAGTCCACAACTGTGGAATTGCTTCTTCTTAGCTGCCTTGTATTGTCTCTTACAGTTGGGTTGTTTAAAATCAGCACATCCTGGCCAACAAACTCCAAGCTGGTGCTTGTATCTTGTGGCATGTGTTCAGAACAGGAGTGCAGCCTGCTGTGGCTCTTGCCGGtgtgccctgcctgcagcacgaCATGCATGTGGACCggctgcccttctgctgctctgggagCAGATCAGCtccaggcagggacaggagcaAGCTGAGATGTGGTGGgggctgttttggttttggtttaaaatGCTAATGTCCATAGATGAAAGTGTCTGGTCTCGCTAAGGTTTATATTGCTGCTTAGAGACCTGGCCCAACAGACCCTCCTGAAATGGGCAGCTACAAAGAACAGGATTTCTCCAGGCTTACACCAGTGAATACGATGAGGGCTCTGATCAGCATCATCCCTCTGTTTtacatgtatgtgcatatatagGAAACACTCAGAGAAGGAGCTTGTTAAGTCTTGAATGTGAACTCCCACCGCACTTGCAGACCTGATATATGGGCATTCAGCATCTCGCCCACTTGTTATTTGTTGGTGAGTGTAACTGTGCATGTGTGCGCACACAGCTCTCACCTGGGCACAGACATAGGAATACAGCCAACTGCACTTAACTAGGTGCTTTCCTTTGTGATTCATGTAACCTCTACCCATGAAAGTTCCCCCTAGTTTCAATTTGAACTAATAAGACGGGGCTTCTCCATGTAACCTACCATGCCGTGGACGGGAATTACGAGGTTGCAAAGGCAGCGTTAAAGCATATGATACTGTACACAAGATATAATGTGCATGTTAGATCAGACCTCATGAATATTTCATGTTCCTTGATATCACAGTATTTTTGGTGTTGGTCAAAATGAGTGTTGTTTCTTGTAAGCCTTGCAAAGGTGTTTTGGTTACACGGGTGCCCTGGCTCATATGCTGCTGAGAGCGCTTGCTACAGAAGAGAATGCTGTCTGtgccaaactttaaaaacattttttattgatttttcctttttaccacTTTTCTTTTGGAGTGTTCTGCCCGATAAAGACATCTGTGCAACACCTCCAGCACCCAGGTCGTGTTTCCTTGTGGCCACATTGACTTCATGCAGCTCCACAGAGGGCAATCTGCTTTTGATCACTTTGCCAGGTTACCGTTCTTCCAAGTCGTCTTGCTTTTTaatccctgcagcagctgctctaGGGCCAAAATGGACAGCAGTCACCACAGCCAAagaacagtatttctttcataaTGTTTCCAAGCTGGCTTTTCTGTCAACGTGTTTAAGAAAGACGGATGGCTAGTTGAAGCTGCTCGGCTCCCTGTCTCGGGAGCCGTACCCCTAACAGCTGAGTGCCTTGAAAGTAAATGAATGAACAAGTGCACAAAAATCTTCTTGCAGATGTCACGTATATGCACAAGAGTTGTCAGACGCTCCATGGAAGTGCTTGCTCCTCACTAGGGGATCGATACAAGGTATGAGCAAGCCACTAgccattttttcatttcactgtggtattttggggttttttctgtggaaatttGTCCTATGGTTTTTCATTACCTGGAGCTCAATGTGTATTAGTACCTCTCACTCATCCTGGAGGCTGTGTGACTTTGAGATTATGCTGCATCTTAAATTTGTAGCTAGCCAAAACTCCGGGAAATGAATTTGATTTACATGTTTGCATCTTTTGCAGTCATTTGTAGGACTGGTTTTAAAGAGTCAGGCCATTGCATCAGATgtctttatgtattttttttaaacaaatacttaGTTTTAAATTGGAGAAGTTTTTTGAGTCGTGACTAACCTGGTTACAGGGAAAAGAAGTGATGGCTTTTCAAATAAATCAACAGAAGTATGGGTGGTGAGAGAACTGTAGTATAGAAGGGCGGTTACCAGATTTGCTACAATGGAGATTTTCCTCTAAAACTGTATTGGAGTTCCTGGATTTTACTCCCAGATCTCCTGTTAATTTCCTTGAGGACTATGAGaaatgttttgggggtttttttccagtgtttttacTTCTCATGAGGTGACATAATAAATTTTTTCTTAAGTTGCAAGGGTTAAGTTCTATGGAGTGCTGAGAGGACCTCAGCAAAAAGAGCTGCAGCAGTGTGAGACGCTCCCTGCCTAGTGGTGTGAATAGTGTGGGTTTGCAGACAGCTTACTCGGTAGCTCCCGCGGAAAGAGCATTTCCATGTGCTGGACTCTGAGGTGCAGTGTGGCCAGAGCTGTACTGCAGGGATGcaagagctgctctcctgcttccctctctcttACTAGTCTGTATGTGGGTATTTTCCTGGTCTAGGCAAAGTGTTCCTGACcctgctgccccagggctgTGGAGAGCAGGACAGGCTTGCTGTGTGTCGTGAGGATAAGTGCTGTGGAAGGGCATCACCCACTGCTGAAATGGTCTCCATCAGCCCAGGAGCCCCATGGAGCTCCAGATCGTGATGACAAGCACAGCCGAGTGCTGTCTCGCCAGCTCCCAACTGACTTGCATCAGCACagtgttatttttccttatgttGCCTGTGGTGTGTATCTGGCGGAGCTGTCTGGAGGAGCACCGACGTGCTGTGGTGGCTGGcccttctcctctgccctctctcccagccAGGTGGGTGTCAGGGTGCAACTTTgaatttctcttcttcaggaCCACGGTCCGTGTCCCTTATGCCTTCGTGTCTTCTGCAGAGCTCGAGTGCCAGGAGCCAGCGAATACTTAGTTCTCAGAACAGTTTTAATTACATGTCTTTTCTCATGCCTTAGCACAGTCTCAGGTGTCAGAGCATTATTCAGGAGCAAAGGGATGAAAACTGTTGCCAAACCTGACCTCATGTGTTGCTTCCCTTGTCATCCCCCCACGGTTCTCTCCTGAATGAGTCCATGTACTTGCGCGGCAGGATCCGCTCGAGCGGTGAGCTTCACGGGTCTGATCCTCTGGGCCTCAGCCcctgcagctgccagcccctgcGGCGGCGAGGGGAAGCCTGATGGGCCTGCTAAAAGGTGCAGAATTGCAACAGGCATGGGAGCGATCTAACACACTCATCAGCACAGAAGAGCCTTGTATCTTGTGGTTCAGGCTACAAATCACCAcagggcttgggtttttttctttctttctttaaacattATCACTTCAGACAATGGAGCTGGAGTCATCTGCAGCCGTCTAGTTGGAGAAAACGAGGGGTTTGCTGAGCCCCATGAGAAGCAGGCTGAGCAGCCCACTTGTCAGCCAAACTTTGGTGTGAAGGATGTTGATTCTTCAGCAAATATGGgcaagcaaaaagcagcaggcaGTTGCAGCGCTGGATTCATTCTGTCCTGTACGGCTCTCAGGTATGTGTGAGAATCATGCTCTCATTCATAAGAGGGTTGTGACACAAACAGGATTTCCTCCCCATAGGAGGATTCTTAgctctttgttttcctaaaattacttcatttacTCTCAGCAACAACAcgcaattttattttcaaatgaaaataaataacaacTTAGCTCATCACTAGCAGAGCTTGCCACTTTGAACCGCAGCAAGTCTGTGACAGTCTTTCTTCAACAAGCCTCTTACTGGTGTATCGAAGAAGAGTTTTCTCAGCTTTGGAAGCATCCCGCAGTTGGCTCGCACTTCCTTAGTCTTACTGGTGGCTGGATTGTTCTGCTGCTTGCATGGCACCAGGTGCTTTCCAGCCCCTGGCTCAGAAAGATCAGTGCAGGGCCAAGCAGCAGTGCTGTCCTACCTGCTGAGCAGCATCCC
This Gavia stellata isolate bGavSte3 chromosome 29, bGavSte3.hap2, whole genome shotgun sequence DNA region includes the following protein-coding sequences:
- the POU3F1 gene encoding POU domain, class 3, transcription factor 1; protein product: MAATAQYLPRSAALMHPDGDRLHQGTTYREVQKMMHHEYLQGLAPAAGHAVGLAHHQWLPSAGTDWGSGGGGGGAHLPPAEHAKGGPPGPREELSAAAFHHRPHLVHQPPAAGGAAGGWAQGGAHHLPPMSPPSGQPLLYAQPYAGLNGMLGPPAPALHHGLRDPLGAEEAGAHELAASPPPLGPPEPSDEDAPSSDDLEQFAKQFKQRRIKLGFTQADVGLALGTLYGNVFSQTTICRFEALQLSFKNMCKLKPLLNKWLEETDSSTGSPTNLDKIAAQGRKRKKRTSIEVGVKGALENHFLKCPKPSAHEITSLADSLQLEKEVVRVWFCNRRQKEKRMTPAGVPHPPMEDVYAQADTSPLHHALPGAVQ